In Candidatus Krumholzibacteriia bacterium, the genomic window CCTTCTTCCAGTGGTCGAGCAGGTCATCCAGAAACGCGTGCGCGGCTGAAAAACGCTGCGGCGCCGAGAGCATTTCCTCCAGGGATTGCACGTAAGGCCCGCTTCCCGCATCCGCGCCGCAGTGCGCGCCCAGCGCCGCGACACCCTCCGCGTCCATCTCCAGGTGGAACTGGAGCCCCAGCACCGAATCGCCCCACGCGAAGGCCTGCTGTTCGCAGGCCGCACTGCGCGCCAGCTGCACCGCGCCCGCGGGCAGTTCAAAGGTGTCACCGTGCCAGTGGAAGGGAACGAACTCCGCGCGCAACGGGAAACGCGCGTGTGCGCGTCCCGCCGCGGTGGCCTCCACCCGAAACCAGCCGATCTCGTGGAAGCGGTTGCGATACACACGCGCGCCCAGCACGTCGGCGATGAGCTGGGCGCCCAGGCACACGCCGAGCACGGGCTTGTCGTCGCGAATCACAGCCTCGATCAGGCGCTTCTCCTCCACC contains:
- a CDS encoding type 1 glutamine amidotransferase — translated: MKRIHCIQHVPFETPARIAVWAHDRGLETLPTRVFAGEPLPASGEIEALVVMGGPMGVHEVERFPWLVEEKRLIEAVIRDDKPVLGVCLGAQLIADVLGARVYRNRFHEIGWFRVEATAAGRAHARFPLRAEFVPFHWHGDTFELPAGAVQLARSAACEQQAFAWGDSVLGLQFHLEMDAEGVAALGAHCGADAGSGPYVQSLEEMLSAPQRFSAAHAFLDDLLDHWKK